Proteins encoded by one window of Salvia splendens isolate huo1 chromosome 14, SspV2, whole genome shotgun sequence:
- the LOC121765129 gene encoding myosin-15-like, translated as MKKLFFFKSQSSNNVSQPSTDKQVYWEKPTEKADKSVKNKNAVEDQVFGSTPSLRRSLSFSSGSLHDTGKGLRNYSEQTGSPHSSGYYPNKQPGHHSSRYRTLTPERQTRANFVDTSMVRNAKSMEQYGCTASGSHSDLSDISSNCSSKVLDRYIDGEQMERFETKSNFSTRNQFENGNVVKKPPNIFAPVANDARKQKPKSRSFRESKTSQVPLPSKDGCNNGYCNESPRKLAKHVVERLSQSKFQPKMRSTEFDSENPITIEDVYGRSSNRYANAYPDEDSPKNFAMDWHDEICDGSRHDESSEYLEKDSFSGDKDMAGENLDAVTDNDVELFKKFKEVEDRALTLSEELQKGNFFQLKGLGVPTLIQAIKSLAEEKVNLAGEVSAVFEDRIAERALFREKLKLGRADLEAQSRRLVKEKNEIQVALEKELDRRSAEWSLKLEKLQSEEHRLRERVRELAEQNVSLQREASTSSEREMETRSKSTNIDKQLVELSTQLKEAREENLYLQKTISELQDKTRAAEEEGDCIRRKYEEKVCECKDMHQAVSRLQRTCNDQERTIEGLRSLCEELSKKISKDNFDFGIAKLQIEHVRLTGVEHALRKEVESYRADVDSLRRENIDLLNRLKNIGKEGGFSTFKLDRELHNRICCLQSQILPLLTETSQHGRKFIEYVKTNGGFPLNKGPGSATCLDGQVLVEYQVKLQGLERAAENLATSTKTMSYVLQEKSTLMHEKSEPVGTDNQTPVLRVESQTTEDIIRSELKSETLLTSLLRESLYSRELDVEQLQAELASAIRGNDVLKSEVQNAVDNFSCVNHKMKEVELQMIKKDETVSQLHEDLQDCKKELAILRGILPKVSEERDMLWEEVKRHAESNMLLNSEVNALRKRIEALDEDILMKEGQISILKDSVGKPFDLLATPEPTPEFCWTDAR; from the exons AGAAGCTATTCTTTTTCAAATCACAATCATCAAATAATGTCTCCCAACCGTCAACAGATAAGCAAGTTTACTGGGAGAAACCAACAGAAAAAGCTGATAAGTCGGTTAAAAACAAGAATGCCGTGGAAGATCAGGTATTTGGTAGCACACCCTCTCTAAGAAGAAGCCTCTCATTTTCATCCGGGTCTCTTCATGACACTGGAAAAGGGCTGAGGAACTACAGTGAGCAAACTGGTTCTCCACATAGTTCTGGTTATTATCCAAACAAGCAACCAGGACACCATTCATCCAG ATATCGTACTCTTACTCCAGAGAGGCAAACCAGGGCAAATTTTGTAGATACATCTATGGTTCGGAATGCAAAGAGCATGGAGCAGTATGGCTGCACTGCTTCTGGATCTCACTCTGATCTGTCAGATATCTCCTCTAATTGCTCTAGTAAGGTTTTGGATCGTTACATTGATGGAGAACAGATGGAAAGGTTTGAAACCAAAAGCAATTTCTCCACGAGAAACCAATTTGAAAATGGAAATGTGGTAAAGAAGCCGCCAAATATTTTTGCACCTGTTGCAAATGATGCTAGGAAGCAAAAACCTAAGTCTCGATCTTTCAGAGAATCCAAGACATCACAAGTTCCGCTTCCCTCAAAAGATGGGTGTAATAATGGATACTGCAATGAATCACCACGAAAACTAGCCAAACATGTGGTTGAGAGACTTTCCCAGTCTAAGTTTCAGCCTAAGATGAGGTCAACAGAATTTGACTCTGAGAATCCAATCACCATTGAAGATGTCTATGGAAGGAGCTCGAATCGATATGCCAATGCATATCCCGATgaagattctccaaagaatttTGCAATGGATTGGCATGATGAGATTTGTGATGGGTCTCGCCATGATGAAAGTTCTGAATACTTGGAAAAGGACTCTTTTTCTGGTGATAAAGACATGGCTGGAGAAAATCTTGATGCTGTAACAGACAATGATGTTGaactatttaaaaaattcaaggAAGTTGAGGACCGTGCTCTAACTCTCTCAGAAGAGCTTCAAAAGGGCAACTTTTTTCAGTTAAAAGGACTTGGCGTGCCAACATTGATCCAGGCAATTAAAAGCCTAGCAGAGGAAAAGGTAAATTTGGCTGGAGAGGTTTCAGCAGTCTTTGAGGATAGGATTGCTGAGAGGGCCTTGTTTAGAGAAAAACTTAAGCTTGGAAGGGCAGACCTAGAAGCACAGTCCCGCAGATTGGTGAAGGAAAAAAATGAGATACAGGTAGCTCTTGAAAAGGAATTAGACAGAAGATCAGCAGAGTGGTCACTCAAGCTCGAGAAATTACAGTCAGAAGAACATAGGCTTCGGGAAAGGGTGCGGGAACTAGCAGAGCAGAATGTTTCCCTCCAAAGAGAAGCCTCAACCTCTAGTGAAAGGGAAATGGAAACTAGAAGCAAATCTACAAACATAGACAAACAACTTGTTGAATTATCTACTCAACTTAAAGAAGCTAGAGAGGAGAACCTTTATTTACAGAAAACAATATCTGAGCTGCAAGACAAAACTAGGGCAGCAGAAGAAGAAGGTGATTGCATTCGAAGGAAGTATGAGGAGAAGGTCTGTGAGTGTAAGGATATGCACCAAGCTGTCAGTAGGCTCCAAAGAACCTGTAACGATCAAGAGAGGACAATTGAGGGACTACGAAGTCTATGTGAGGAACTTAGTAAGAAAATTTCTAAGGATAATTTTGACTTTGGAATTGCAAAGCTGCAAATCGAACATGTTAGGCTGACAGGAGTGGAACACGCACTTAGGAAGGAGGTGGAATCATATAGAGCTGATGTTGATTCACTTAGGAGAGAGAACATTGATCTGCTCAATCGTTTGAAAAATATCGGGAAGGAAGGTGGATTTTCAACTTTTAAGTTGGACCGAGAGCTACATAATCGCATTTGCTGCTTGCAAAGTCAAATACTCCCACTGCTTACTGAGACCAGCCAACATGGCAGGAAGTTTATTGAATATGTTAAAACCAATGGTGGCTTCCCATTGAACAAAGGGCCAGGTTCTGCCACATGTTTAGATGGCCAAGTTCTTGTTGAATATCAAGTGAAGCTCCAAGGTCTAGAGCGGGCAGCTGAGAACTTAGCAACCAGTACGAAGACCATGTCTTATGTCCTTCAAGAGAAGTCCACTTTGATGCATGAGAAGTCTGAACCAGTTGGTACTGATAATCAAACACCTGTCTTGAGAGTTGAATCACAGACAACAGAG GACATAATCAGATCAGAGTTGAAATCAGAGACCCTGTTGACCAGTTTGCTGCGCGAGAGTCTTTATTCTAGGGAGCTTGATGTGGAGCAGTTGCAAGCCGAGCTTGCTTCTGCTATTAGAGGCAATGATGTTCTCAAAAGTGAGGTCCAAAATGCAGTGGATAACTTCTCTTGTGTAAACCACAAGATGAAGGAGGTTGAACTTCAG ATGATAAAAAAGGACGAGACCGTCAGTCAGCTCCACGAGGATCTGCAAGACTGCAAAAAGGAGTTGGCCATACTGAGGGGGATATTACCAAAGGTGTCCGAAGAGAGAGATATGTTGTGGGAGGAGGTAAAGCGGCATGCTGAGAGTAACATGCTGCTGAATTCCGAGGTCAACGCGTTGAGAAAGAGAATCGAGGCCCTTGACGAAGACATACTAATGAAAGAAGGCCAAATCTCCATTTTGAAAGATAGTGTCGGGAAACCTTTCGACCTCCTTGCGACTCCGGAGCCAACCCCTGAATTCTGCTGGACCGATGCACGTTGA
- the LOC121764014 gene encoding peroxisome biogenesis protein 12-like isoform X2 — translation MLFQVGGQGTRPTFFEMSAAQQLPSSVRAALTYSLGVFALRRPFIHKILDYEDEFFALLMLVLETHSLRTTDASFSESLYGLRRRGAKIKLKKSNLLTNSADEVRHTGLRKRQKVLSVVFLVVLPYLKSKLQSTYNREREANLQASLWGDSDERFDGDFVSRDNDSFGSRDGSNIEASARHRCIKRVRKIVGACYPWLHAGNEGLSFAYQLLYLLDATGFYSLGLHALGIHVCRATGQEVMDTSSRISKIRSRERERLRGSPWLKALQGGLLTCAYAVLDYAQTGLIAAVFFFKMMEWWYQSAEERMSAPTVYPPPPPPPPPKVAKEGIPLPPDRTLCPLCLQKRANPSVMAVSGFVFCYTCVFKYTNQVRISSLTTYSLLFGNMFVPAIPFLCEDS, via the exons atgtTGTTTCAGGTGGGAGGCCAAGGTACGCGGCCGACATTTTTCGAAATGTCAGCCGCCCAGCAGCTGCCGTCAAGTGTACGCGCCGCCCTCACTTACTCGCTTGGC GTATTTGCTCTGAGAAGACCCTTCATTCATAAAATCTTGGATTATGAAGACGAGTTTTTTGCCCTGCTTATGCTAGTCCTTGAAACTCACAGTTTGCGCACTACAG ATGCTTCCTTTTCAGAATCATTATATGGCTTACGGCGAAGGGGTGCTAAGATTAAATTGAAAAAGAGCAACTTGCTTACAAATTCCGCTGATGAGGTCCGTCACACGGGCTTGCGTAAACGTCAAAAAGTGCTTTCAGTTGTATTTCTG GTTGTTTTACCGTATTTGAAGTCAAAACTCCAATCAACCTACAACAGGGAAAGAGAAGCTAATCTGCAGGCAAGTCTTTGGGGAGATAGCGATGAAAGGTTTGATGGTGACTTTGTTAGTAGAGACAATGATTCCTTTGGGTCAAGGGATGGCTCAAATATTGAAGCATCAGCTAGACATCGATGCATCAAGAGGGTAAGGAAGATTGTTGGTGCTTGCTACCCTTGGCTGCATGCTGGAAATGAAG GATTATCTTTTGCCTATCAGCTATTGTACTTGTTGGATGCCACTGGGTTCTACTCTCTGGGGTTACATGCACTTGGCATTCATGTTTGTCGAGCAACTGGTCAAGAGGTG ATGGATACATCTTCCAGAATTTCAAAAATAAGAAGTCGTGAACGAGAGAGATTACGAGGCTCCCCTTGGCTAAAG GCACTACAAGGTGGTTTACTCACCTGTGCATATGCAGTTCTTGACTATGCCCAGACTGGTTTGATTGCAGCTGTATTTTTCTTCAAA ATGATGGAATGGTGGTACCAGTCAGCTGAAGAAAGAATGTCAGCCCCAACCgtatatcctcctcctcctccaccaccgcctccaAAG GTTGCGAAAGAGGGGATTCCACTACCTCCAGATAGGACACTATGCCCGTTATGTTTGCAGAAGCGTGCAAACCCATCAGTAATGGCTGTTTCAGGATTCGTGTTTTGCTATACCTGTGTATTCAAATATACCAATCAGGTCAGGATCTCTTCTCTTACAACGTACTCACTATTATTTGGAAACATGTTCGTACCCGCAATCCCTTTTTTGTGTGAGGATAGCTGA
- the LOC121764014 gene encoding peroxisome biogenesis protein 12-like isoform X1 — protein sequence MLFQVGGQGTRPTFFEMSAAQQLPSSVRAALTYSLGVFALRRPFIHKILDYEDEFFALLMLVLETHSLRTTDASFSESLYGLRRRGAKIKLKKSNLLTNSADEVRHTGLRKRQKVLSVVFLVVLPYLKSKLQSTYNREREANLQASLWGDSDERFDGDFVSRDNDSFGSRDGSNIEASARHRCIKRVRKIVGACYPWLHAGNEGLSFAYQLLYLLDATGFYSLGLHALGIHVCRATGQEVMDTSSRISKIRSRERERLRGSPWLKALQGGLLTCAYAVLDYAQTGLIAAVFFFKMMEWWYQSAEERMSAPTVYPPPPPPPPPKVAKEGIPLPPDRTLCPLCLQKRANPSVMAVSGFVFCYTCVFKYTNQDAQWMLSSFNVVNILRAVQTLPGHIDARVS from the exons atgtTGTTTCAGGTGGGAGGCCAAGGTACGCGGCCGACATTTTTCGAAATGTCAGCCGCCCAGCAGCTGCCGTCAAGTGTACGCGCCGCCCTCACTTACTCGCTTGGC GTATTTGCTCTGAGAAGACCCTTCATTCATAAAATCTTGGATTATGAAGACGAGTTTTTTGCCCTGCTTATGCTAGTCCTTGAAACTCACAGTTTGCGCACTACAG ATGCTTCCTTTTCAGAATCATTATATGGCTTACGGCGAAGGGGTGCTAAGATTAAATTGAAAAAGAGCAACTTGCTTACAAATTCCGCTGATGAGGTCCGTCACACGGGCTTGCGTAAACGTCAAAAAGTGCTTTCAGTTGTATTTCTG GTTGTTTTACCGTATTTGAAGTCAAAACTCCAATCAACCTACAACAGGGAAAGAGAAGCTAATCTGCAGGCAAGTCTTTGGGGAGATAGCGATGAAAGGTTTGATGGTGACTTTGTTAGTAGAGACAATGATTCCTTTGGGTCAAGGGATGGCTCAAATATTGAAGCATCAGCTAGACATCGATGCATCAAGAGGGTAAGGAAGATTGTTGGTGCTTGCTACCCTTGGCTGCATGCTGGAAATGAAG GATTATCTTTTGCCTATCAGCTATTGTACTTGTTGGATGCCACTGGGTTCTACTCTCTGGGGTTACATGCACTTGGCATTCATGTTTGTCGAGCAACTGGTCAAGAGGTG ATGGATACATCTTCCAGAATTTCAAAAATAAGAAGTCGTGAACGAGAGAGATTACGAGGCTCCCCTTGGCTAAAG GCACTACAAGGTGGTTTACTCACCTGTGCATATGCAGTTCTTGACTATGCCCAGACTGGTTTGATTGCAGCTGTATTTTTCTTCAAA ATGATGGAATGGTGGTACCAGTCAGCTGAAGAAAGAATGTCAGCCCCAACCgtatatcctcctcctcctccaccaccgcctccaAAG GTTGCGAAAGAGGGGATTCCACTACCTCCAGATAGGACACTATGCCCGTTATGTTTGCAGAAGCGTGCAAACCCATCAGTAATGGCTGTTTCAGGATTCGTGTTTTGCTATACCTGTGTATTCAAATATACCAATCAG GATGCTCAATGGATGTTGAGTTCTTTTAACGTTGTTAATATTCTTCGTGCAGTACAAACGCTGCCCGGTCACATTGATGCCCGCGTCAGTTGA
- the LOC121764014 gene encoding peroxisome biogenesis protein 12-like isoform X3 → MLFQVGGQGTRPTFFEMSAAQQLPSSVRAALTYSLGVFALRRPFIHKILDYEDEFFALLMLVLETHSLRTTDASFSESLYGLRRRGAKIKLKKSNLLTNSADEVRHTGLRKRQKVLSVVFLVVLPYLKSKLQSTYNREREANLQASLWGDSDERFDGDFVSRDNDSFGSRDGSNIEASARHRCIKRVRKIVGACYPWLHAGNEGLSFAYQLLYLLDATGFYSLGLHALGIHVCRATGQEVMDTSSRISKIRSRERERLRGSPWLKALQGGLLTCAYAVLDYAQTGLIAAVFFFKMMEWWYQSAEERMSAPTVYPPPPPPPPPKVAKEGIPLPPDRTLCPLCLQKRANPSVMAVSGFVFCYTCVFKYTNQYKRCPVTLMPASVDQIRRLFHDV, encoded by the exons atgtTGTTTCAGGTGGGAGGCCAAGGTACGCGGCCGACATTTTTCGAAATGTCAGCCGCCCAGCAGCTGCCGTCAAGTGTACGCGCCGCCCTCACTTACTCGCTTGGC GTATTTGCTCTGAGAAGACCCTTCATTCATAAAATCTTGGATTATGAAGACGAGTTTTTTGCCCTGCTTATGCTAGTCCTTGAAACTCACAGTTTGCGCACTACAG ATGCTTCCTTTTCAGAATCATTATATGGCTTACGGCGAAGGGGTGCTAAGATTAAATTGAAAAAGAGCAACTTGCTTACAAATTCCGCTGATGAGGTCCGTCACACGGGCTTGCGTAAACGTCAAAAAGTGCTTTCAGTTGTATTTCTG GTTGTTTTACCGTATTTGAAGTCAAAACTCCAATCAACCTACAACAGGGAAAGAGAAGCTAATCTGCAGGCAAGTCTTTGGGGAGATAGCGATGAAAGGTTTGATGGTGACTTTGTTAGTAGAGACAATGATTCCTTTGGGTCAAGGGATGGCTCAAATATTGAAGCATCAGCTAGACATCGATGCATCAAGAGGGTAAGGAAGATTGTTGGTGCTTGCTACCCTTGGCTGCATGCTGGAAATGAAG GATTATCTTTTGCCTATCAGCTATTGTACTTGTTGGATGCCACTGGGTTCTACTCTCTGGGGTTACATGCACTTGGCATTCATGTTTGTCGAGCAACTGGTCAAGAGGTG ATGGATACATCTTCCAGAATTTCAAAAATAAGAAGTCGTGAACGAGAGAGATTACGAGGCTCCCCTTGGCTAAAG GCACTACAAGGTGGTTTACTCACCTGTGCATATGCAGTTCTTGACTATGCCCAGACTGGTTTGATTGCAGCTGTATTTTTCTTCAAA ATGATGGAATGGTGGTACCAGTCAGCTGAAGAAAGAATGTCAGCCCCAACCgtatatcctcctcctcctccaccaccgcctccaAAG GTTGCGAAAGAGGGGATTCCACTACCTCCAGATAGGACACTATGCCCGTTATGTTTGCAGAAGCGTGCAAACCCATCAGTAATGGCTGTTTCAGGATTCGTGTTTTGCTATACCTGTGTATTCAAATATACCAATCAG TACAAACGCTGCCCGGTCACATTGATGCCCGCGTCAGTTGATCAAATTAGGAGGCTATTTCATGATGTATAA
- the LOC121764015 gene encoding uncharacterized protein LOC121764015, which produces MGCFPACFGHVRSDLATKKCLSQDESVKFLPEKTESMKVEETVDPIKLASQLSEDISKEKEEEETVCNHSNVKKISKSSSKSDSTSLVECGNGKVEMERGNEREDQETSSHVVQEESCCSSLFTLSIDSRKHFLAAEMGEKEVSSLLKTEDPMIKQCFFDKSKSGSDSPCRGKGDEKAVEMSLSSWLAEKSPQNSPESENNYGDRLRVIAEISKLNGVVPSTTTSCCSGGDDQLGVGTVGRYWQQRGAVGEAEDGEVSSSGKC; this is translated from the exons ATGGGATGTTTTCCTGCTTGTTTTGGCCATGTAAGAAGTGATCTCGCCACTAAAAAG TGTTTGTCACAGGATGAATCTGTCAAATTCTTACCAGAAAAGACAGAATCAATGAAAGTGGAGGAGACTGTTGATCCCATCAAACTTGCTTCACAGTTATCTGA AGATATTAGcaaggaaaaagaagaagaagaaacagtTTGCAATCACTCAAATGTCAAGAAAATTAGTAAAAGCAGCAGCAAAAGTGATAGTACTAGTTTGGTGGAATGTGGAAATGGCAAAGTTGAAATGGAGAGAGGGAATGAGAGAGAAGATCAAGAAACCAGTAGTCATGTTGTTCAAGAAGAGTCTTGCTGCAGCTCTCTCTTCACTCTATCCATAGATTCTAGGAAGCATTTTTTAGCTGCAGAAATGGGAGAAAAAGAGGTTAGCAGCCTACTCAAGACTGAAGATCCCATGATTAAGCAATGTTTCTTTGACAAGTCGAAGTCGGGGAGTGATAGTCCGTGCAGAGGGAAAGGCGATGAGAAGGCGGTCGAGATGAGCCTCTCGAGCTGGTTAGCTGAGAAGTCACCACAGAACTCACCGGAGAGTGAGAACAACTATGGAGACAGGCTGAGAGTGATTGCAGAAATCAGCAAGTTGAATGGGGTGGTTCCATCGACAACAACATCGTGTTGCAGTGGTGGTGATGATCAGCTGGGTGTCGGGACGGTGGGTCGGTATTGGCAGCAGAGGGGCGCCGTTGGTGAGGCGGAGGACGGAGAAGTTTCGAGTTCTGGGAAGTGTTGA
- the LOC121765861 gene encoding uncharacterized protein LOC121765861, translating to MEGLNHKSLERVVSQRAFQMGSSFPCQICVVGFLCGVCITSVFLAALTSFSASSFGGVSISLFSPGISAPNSSTSSSIGGDCRTFINETEKVVYERTEENVSLLYKAWSDLLGESTGQIRLNRLHVPRAPHLQDCKLSGEMNHRLDARLPNGSFPPWTVWKGLLDYLPLLPVEEQLKQYRDHVISQGAYPPWIMGSDEENYPLTRKVQRDLWLHQHPVDCNDPSVKFLVADWERLPGFGIGAQLAGMCGLLAIAINEKRVLVTDYYNRADHAGCKGSSRSRWSCYFIPETSPECRKRAFELKDDKAAWGKGIITVKENYTSKEIWAGHVPRAWGNPWSIMQPTTEINGSLLLHHRKMDRRWWRAQAIHYLMRFQSEYTCNLMNIARHTAFGWEAAKMVLASSSKNLFEAEQESKLDIERFVWSNHKPWLPRPLLSMHVRMGDKACEMKVVGFDDYMKLAEKVRRRFPHLNRVWLSTEMQDVVDRSKSYEGWRFHYTNVTRQAGNITMATYEASLGRETSTNYPLVNFLMATEADFFIGALGSTWCFLIDGMRNTGGKVMSGYLSVNKDRFW from the exons atggaGGGGTTGAATCATAAGTCTCTGGAGAGAGTGGTTTCACAAAGAGCTTTCCAAATGGGGAGTTCATTTCCATGCCAAATTTGTGTGGTGGGATTTCTGTGTGGTGTTTGCATCACCTCTGTGTTTCTAGCTGCCCTTACCTCATTTTCTGCCTCCTCTTTTGGTGGTGTTTccatctctctcttctctcctgGGATTTCTGCTCCCAATTCTTCTACATCATCATCAATCG GTGGAGACTGCAGGACCTTTATCAATGAGACTGAAAAAGTCGTGTATGAAAGGACAGAGGAGAATGTTTCGTTACTATATAAAGCATGGAGCGACCTACTTGGTGAATCGACTGGCCAGATAAGATTGAACAGATTACATGTTCCGAGAGCCCCTCATTTGCAGGATTGCAAGTTGAGTGGCGAAATGAATCATCGTCTTGATGCACGCCTTCCGAATGGGAGCTTCCCACCATGGACAGTTTGGAAAGGGCTGTTGGACTACCTTCCGTTGTTGCCCGTTGAAGAGCAGCTTAAGCAATACAGGGATCATGTAATATCTCAAGGAGCTTATCCACCCTGG ATCATGGGATCAGACGAGGAAAACTACCCTCTCACGAGGAAAGTGCAGAGGGACTTGTGGCTTCATCAACATCCCGTGGACTGCAACGATCCTAGTGTGAAGTTTCTAGTAGCGGATTGGGAGAGATTGCCGGGATTTGGCATTGGAGCGCAACTTGCAGGAATGTGCGGTCTACTTGCTATTGCAATCAATGAAAAGAGGGTGTTAGTCACAGACTACTACAATAGAGCTGATCATGCTGGTTGTAAAG GTTCGTCACGCTCTAGATGGTCGTGTTATTTCATCCCAGAGACGTCCCCGGAATGCAGGAAACGAGCCTTTGAACTTAAGGACGACAAAGCAGCATGGGGAAAGGGTATTATAACAGTGAAAGAAAACTATACTTCCAAAGAAATATGGGCAGGACATGTACCTAG GGCATGGGGAAATCCATGGAGTATTATGCAGCCAACGACAGAAATAAACGGGAGCTTGTTACTTCATCATCGTAAAATGGATCGTAGATGGTGGCGAGCTCAG GCAATTCACTACCTCATGAGGTTTCAGTCCGAGTATACGTGCAACTTGATGAACATTGCTCGACACACTGCATTCGGATGGGAAGCTGCGAAAATGGTTCTTGCATCTTCCTCAAAAAATCTTTTCGAG GCCGAACAAGAGAGCAAGCTTGATATAGAAAGATTCGTATGGTCGAATCACAAACCATGGCTTCCCCGTCCCTTGTTAAGCATGCACGTGAGGATGGGCGATAAGGCGTGTGAAATGAAGGTGGTAGGATTCGACGATTACATGAAGCTAGCAGAGAAGGTTCGGAGGCGCTTCCCACATCTGAATCGTGTGTGGCTTTCTACTGAAATGCAG GATGTCGTTGACAGATCAAAATCATACGAGGGCTGGAGGTTTCACTACACGAACGTGACACGACAAGCAGGGAACATCACGATGGCGACCTATGAGGCGAGCCTTGGCAGGGAGACGAGCACCAATTATCCTCTCGTGAATTTCTTGATGGCCACGGAGGCCGACTTCTTCATTGGAGCATTGGGCTCGACGTGGTGCTTCCTCATAGACGGCATGAGGAACACCGGTGGGAAAGTGATGTCGGGTTATTTGAGCGTCAACAAGGACAGATTTTGGTAG